From Vulpes vulpes isolate BD-2025 chromosome 7, VulVul3, whole genome shotgun sequence, one genomic window encodes:
- the FKBP14 gene encoding peptidyl-prolyl cis-trans isomerase FKBP14 produces the protein MRLFLGNAVLTLLVTSLSGALIPEPEVKIEVLQKPFICHRKTKGGDLMLVHYEGYLEKDGSLFHSTHKHNNGQPIWFTLGILEALKGWDQGLKGMCVGEKRKLIIPPALGYGKEGKGKIPPESTLIFNIDLLEIRNGPRSHESFQEMDLNDDWKLSKAEVKVYLKKEFEKHGAVVNESHHDVLVEDIFDKEDEDKDGFISAREFTYKHDEL, from the exons ATGAGGCTTTTCCTGGGGAACGCGGTGCTGACGCTGTTGGTCACTTCTTTGAGTGGCGCTCTGATCCCTGAACCAGAAGTGAAGATCGAGGTGCTCCAGAAGCCTTTCATCTGCCATCGCAAGACCAAAGGGGGGGACTTGATGTTGGTCCACTACGAAGGCTACTTAGAAAAGGATGGCTCCTTATTTCACTCCAC TCACAAACATAACAATGGTCAGCCCATTTGGTTTACCTTGGGCATCCTGGAGGCTCTCAAAGGTTGGGACCAGGGCTTGAAGGGAATGTGtgtaggagagaagagaaagctcaTCATTCCTCCTGCCCTGGGctatggaaaagaaggaaaag GTAAAATTCCCCCAGAGAGTACACTGATATTCAACATTGATCTCCTGGAGATTCGAAATGGACCGAGATCCCATGAGTCATTCCAAGAAATGGATCTTAACGATGACTGGAAACTCTCTAAAGCTGAG GTTAAAGTGTATTTAAAGAAGGAATTTGAAAAGCATGGTGCAGTGGTGAATGAAAGTCATCATGATGTTTTGGTGGAGGATATTTttgataaagaagatgaagacaaagatGGATTTATATCTGCCAGAGAATTTACATATAAACATGATGAGTTATAG